In Rhodamnia argentea isolate NSW1041297 chromosome 11, ASM2092103v1, whole genome shotgun sequence, one genomic interval encodes:
- the LOC115744093 gene encoding putative box C/D snoRNA protein SPCC613.07, which produces MGDQAEEEVGMSHAKQQACPCQECEKNPSKYKCPACSFRSCSLPCVNAHKHRTGCSGKRNQTQFIPLSQFNDNVLLSDYNLLEEVKRVTESAHRMRTKLSVHPHFKLPFPLQNLRRAAASRRTKLWFLPSGLSKRARNQSRYDQRKKFISWTIEWHFHSTDVVLCDHGIHEDMTLCTVIEKHLKPGPWSHQLKKFCDEQLDNLRFFIRKYPKGPKSPFKELDIRTPLRQLLANVVILEYPVIHIFLPSHSCDFEVVKDRRAINPKSDLQCSVGNDNSNVHGVHFKEEVIEDNGCLESRVCDLMQQWNSSQESQLSHQNTKASSGPLAGHVSGLSEPLPSSVGDSGIIEDMEFEFDQGLLDAYSNLIAQMNPDDFLELDDEIARKGREERRGLPGGCNLAAVEDELEEGEILE; this is translated from the exons ATGGGAGATCAAGCGGAAGAAGAAGTAGGAATGTCACATGCAAAGCAACAAGCTTGTCCATGTCAAGAGTGTGAAAAGAACCCATCAAAATACAAATGCCCTGCATGTTCTTTCCGCTCATGTAGCCTTCCGTGCGTAAATGCTCATAAACACCGTACTGGCTGCAGTGGCAAGAGGAATCAGACTCAGTTCATCCCTCTCTCTCAATTTAATGACAATGTTCTCCTCTCTG ACTATAATTTGCTTGAGGAAGTGAAGAGGGTGACTGAATCTGCTCACAGAATGAGGACTAAATTAAGTGTGCATCCTCATTTTAAGTTGCCATTTCCCCTCCAAAACCTCCGGCGTGCCGCTGCTAGTAGGAGAACAAAACTCTGGTTCCTTCCAAGTGGACTGTCAAAAAGGGCAAGAAATCAGTCTCGATATGATCAAAG GAAGAAATTTATTTCTTGGACGATTGAATGGCACTTTCACTCGACAGATGTGGTTCTTTGTGACCATGG AATACATGAGGACATGACCCTTTGTACCGTCATTGAGAAACATCTGAAACCTGGTCCATGGAGCCATCAGCTAAAGAAATTTTGTGATGAACAGCTGGACAATCTCAGATTTTTTATTCGTAAATATCCCAAG GGTCCCAAATCACCTTTCAAGGAGTTGGACATAAGGACCCCTCTCAGGCAACTATTGGCAAACGTTGTCATCTTAGAATATCCTGTAATACACATCTTCCTTCCATCACACAGTTGTGATTTTGAAGTCGTGAAAGACAGGAGAGCCATCAATCCCAAATCAGATTTGCAGTGCTCTGTCGGAAATGATAACTCGAATGTGCATGGTGTCCACTTCAAGGAGGAGGTTATTGAAGATAACGGCTGTTTGGAATCGCGGGTGTGTGACCTAATGCAGCAATGGAACTCAAGTCAAGAATCTCAACTTTCCCATCAAAATACAAAGGCATCAAGTGGGCCCTTGGCAGGACATGTATCTGGACTAAGTGAACCACTTCCCTCCAGTGTCGGGGATTCGGGGATTATTGAGGACATGGAATTCGAATTTGATCAGGGACTTCTAGATGCCTATTCAAATCTCATCGCACAAATGAATCctgatgattttcttgaattggatGATGAGATTGCCAGAAAAGgtagagaagaaagaagaggcttACCTGGAGGGTGCAACTTGGCAGCAGTGGAAGATGAATTAGAGGAAGGAGAGATTTTGGAATGA